A single genomic interval of Alistipes provencensis harbors:
- a CDS encoding glycoside hydrolase family 88/105 protein, which yields MKRLLIPALCVLAACTSRSPLYDSSTPLAVRMAQSEIARNPSPMTLDGIPAGKVKWNYTTGLELLAVADAGAAYRIPEFTAYADRYFDSIVQPDGSVLTYKRSKYNLDHVCPGRMLFDLYDRTGEVRYKMVLDTLFRQLQEQPRNPDGGFWHKEVYPSQMWLDGLYMAEPFYAEYAKKYLSGAEYEKAVDDIVNQFVVVAAHTYDPVTGLYRHAYDDSREMFWCDKTTGQSAHAWGRAMGWYAMAIVETLQYLGADDTTRPMVDILNHIYEVLPQYADPATGMWYQVLDQPGREGNYLESTASAMFVYAMLKGVRLGYLPVEMGAGARRLYEKFVDRFVRENPDGTISLTDCCSVAGLGGKGMRSGTFEYYISEPVIDNDCKGVGPFIWASMEYRRKTPDLEADVR from the coding sequence ATGAAACGATTGCTGATACCTGCCCTGTGCGTGCTGGCCGCCTGCACCTCGCGCAGCCCGCTGTATGACTCCTCGACGCCGCTCGCCGTGCGTATGGCCCAAAGTGAGATCGCCCGCAACCCCTCGCCCATGACGCTCGACGGCATCCCCGCCGGCAAGGTGAAGTGGAACTACACCACGGGGCTCGAACTGCTCGCCGTTGCCGACGCCGGCGCGGCCTACCGTATCCCGGAGTTCACGGCCTATGCCGACCGCTATTTCGATTCGATCGTGCAGCCCGACGGGAGCGTGCTGACCTATAAGCGTTCGAAGTACAACCTCGACCACGTCTGTCCGGGGCGCATGCTCTTCGACCTGTACGACCGCACGGGCGAGGTGCGCTATAAAATGGTGCTCGACACGCTCTTTCGGCAGTTGCAGGAGCAGCCCCGCAACCCCGACGGCGGATTCTGGCACAAGGAGGTCTATCCCAGCCAGATGTGGCTCGACGGGCTCTACATGGCCGAGCCGTTCTATGCCGAATATGCCAAAAAATACCTCTCGGGTGCCGAATACGAAAAGGCTGTCGACGACATCGTCAACCAGTTCGTCGTCGTGGCCGCGCATACCTACGACCCCGTGACGGGGCTCTACCGCCACGCCTACGACGATTCGCGCGAGATGTTCTGGTGCGACAAGACCACCGGCCAGTCGGCGCACGCATGGGGCCGGGCGATGGGGTGGTACGCCATGGCCATCGTCGAGACGCTGCAATACCTCGGGGCGGACGACACGACGCGCCCGATGGTCGATATTCTGAACCATATCTATGAGGTGCTGCCCCAATATGCCGATCCCGCGACCGGCATGTGGTATCAGGTCCTCGACCAGCCGGGACGCGAGGGCAACTACCTCGAATCGACCGCCTCGGCGATGTTCGTCTACGCCATGCTCAAAGGGGTGCGGCTGGGCTACCTGCCCGTGGAGATGGGTGCCGGGGCCCGGCGGCTCTACGAGAAGTTCGTGGACCGTTTCGTGCGGGAGAATCCCGACGGCACGATCTCGCTGACCGACTGCTGTTCGGTGGCCGGGCTGGGCGGCAAGGGGATGCGCAGCGGCACGTTCGAATATTACATCTCCGAGCCGGTGATCGACAACGACTGCAAGGGCGTGGGGCCCTTCATCTGGGCGTCGATGGAATACCGGCGTAAGACGCCGGATTTAGAGGCGGATGTTCGTTAA